The following coding sequences are from one Seonamhaeicola sp. ML3 window:
- a CDS encoding TonB-dependent receptor produces the protein MKKPYLLLVLLLAVISKGISQERFTLSGVISEKNSNETLIGVNILFPELQSGSVTNEYGFYSITLPKGSYTIIISYLGYQTIKETIELNENISKNYSLEIGSESLEEVVITENIERLSIQKPQMSVNKLTSSTIKEIPVVLGESDIVKAITLLPGVTNVGEGASGFNVRGGGADQNLILLDEATIYNSSHLFGLFSVFNPDAIKDLRLYKGGIPARYGGRVSSVLDIYQKEGNSKGFHMNGGIGIVSSRLLIEGPLKKDKGSFLFGGRSSYAHLFLPLFDIDNAAYFYDLNTKLSYKINSKNNIYLSGYFGRDVFRIPGSFENIYGNSVLNFRWNHLFSDKLFSNLSMIYSDYYYNLELGFVGFDWISGIRNFNLKYDFKHYLSDKLKLQYGLNSVYYEFNPGDIRPTSESSGINPFKLIDKYALENAIYVDAEHKISNRLSVSYGLRLSSFLRLGQDELNVYENNEAVVFNEDSQIYEMGTPTGTETFDRSDVVESFHNLEPRFSLAYQLNDNSSVKASYNKMYQYLHLLSNTNAPTPLDIWTPSGKFVKPQSLHQIAAGYFKNFNNDLYSLEIETFYKTIKNRIDYIDGADLIANNAIEQVILNGEARAYGLEILLRKNEGKFKGWLAYTLSKSEQQTKGRTEIETGINNGEWYNTPFDKTHDISLTGSYNWSEKVKLNANFIFQTGRPTTFPNAQYQYNGINVPNFGPRNQNRLPSYNRLDLSLTYTPKQKPNKNWSRHWVFSIYNIYNRKNAVSLTFGQNFETGQNEATRLAIFGIAPSVSYNFKF, from the coding sequence ATGAAAAAACCTTATTTACTGCTAGTTCTTCTACTTGCAGTTATTTCAAAAGGTATCTCACAAGAAAGATTTACTTTAAGCGGAGTAATCTCAGAAAAAAACAGCAACGAAACACTAATTGGTGTAAACATACTCTTTCCAGAATTACAATCTGGTTCTGTTACCAATGAATACGGTTTTTATTCAATTACTCTCCCAAAAGGTTCTTACACCATAATTATTAGCTATCTAGGATATCAAACTATCAAGGAAACCATTGAACTCAATGAAAATATTTCCAAAAATTATAGTTTAGAAATTGGCTCTGAGAGTTTAGAGGAAGTGGTCATCACTGAGAATATTGAGAGGCTCAGTATACAAAAACCTCAAATGAGTGTTAACAAGTTAACATCTTCTACAATAAAAGAAATACCAGTAGTTTTAGGGGAATCAGATATTGTAAAGGCTATAACACTGCTTCCTGGTGTAACCAATGTGGGTGAAGGTGCATCCGGATTTAATGTACGAGGTGGTGGCGCTGATCAAAACCTTATCTTACTGGATGAGGCTACAATTTATAACTCCTCTCACCTATTCGGTCTGTTTTCTGTCTTCAATCCAGATGCCATTAAAGACCTAAGACTTTACAAAGGAGGTATTCCTGCCAGGTATGGTGGTAGGGTTTCCTCTGTTTTAGATATATATCAAAAAGAAGGAAACAGTAAAGGGTTTCATATGAATGGTGGTATTGGAATTGTATCCAGTAGATTACTAATAGAAGGACCATTAAAAAAAGATAAAGGCTCTTTTCTTTTTGGGGGAAGATCCAGTTATGCGCATTTATTTTTACCGCTTTTCGATATTGATAACGCCGCCTATTTCTATGATTTAAACACAAAACTGAGCTATAAAATAAATTCGAAAAACAACATTTATTTATCGGGTTACTTTGGAAGAGATGTTTTTAGAATACCTGGAAGTTTTGAAAATATTTACGGAAACTCGGTTCTAAACTTTAGGTGGAACCATTTGTTTTCAGATAAGTTATTTTCTAACCTATCAATGATTTATTCTGATTATTATTATAATCTAGAATTGGGGTTTGTTGGTTTCGATTGGATTTCGGGTATTAGAAACTTTAACCTAAAGTACGATTTCAAACATTATCTAAGCGATAAACTTAAACTGCAATATGGTTTAAATAGCGTTTACTATGAATTTAACCCGGGAGATATTAGACCAACATCAGAATCTTCAGGAATAAACCCTTTTAAACTGATTGATAAATACGCCCTAGAAAATGCCATATATGTAGACGCTGAACACAAAATTTCCAATAGGCTCTCTGTTTCTTACGGTTTAAGGCTAAGTTCCTTTTTAAGGTTGGGACAGGATGAACTCAACGTATACGAGAATAACGAAGCAGTTGTTTTTAATGAAGATTCACAAATTTACGAAATGGGAACGCCCACTGGAACGGAAACCTTCGACCGAAGTGATGTCGTTGAAAGTTTTCATAATCTCGAACCCAGATTTTCTTTGGCATATCAGTTAAATGATAATAGTTCGGTAAAGGCCAGTTACAATAAAATGTATCAATACTTGCATTTACTTTCTAATACCAATGCGCCTACGCCATTAGATATCTGGACACCCAGTGGTAAATTCGTAAAGCCACAATCTCTGCACCAGATTGCCGCTGGCTACTTCAAAAACTTTAATAATGACTTATATTCCCTGGAAATTGAAACCTTTTATAAAACCATAAAAAATAGAATAGACTATATAGACGGAGCAGATTTAATTGCAAACAATGCCATTGAACAAGTCATTTTAAATGGAGAGGCAAGAGCTTATGGATTAGAAATTCTTCTTAGAAAAAACGAAGGAAAATTTAAGGGCTGGCTTGCGTACACCCTTTCTAAATCTGAACAACAAACAAAAGGAAGAACAGAAATTGAAACCGGTATAAATAACGGTGAATGGTACAACACCCCTTTCGACAAAACACATGATATATCATTAACAGGAAGTTACAATTGGAGCGAAAAAGTAAAACTTAACGCCAACTTTATATTTCAAACCGGCAGGCCTACAACGTTTCCTAATGCACAATACCAATATAATGGTATAAACGTACCTAATTTTGGTCCAAGGAACCAAAACAGACTACCTTCTTATAATCGTTTGGATTTATCACTCACCTACACACCTAAACAAAAACCTAATAAAAATTGGTCTAGACATTGGGTGTTTAGTATTTACAATATTTATAACCGAAAGAATGCTGTGTCCCTAACTTTTGGTCAAAATTTTGAAACTGGGCAAAACGAAGCTACAAGACTAGCTATTTTCGGTATAGCGCCTTCGGTTTCATACAATTTTAAGTTTTAA
- a CDS encoding NADP-dependent isocitrate dehydrogenase, with protein sequence MSKIIYTKTDEAPALATRSFLPIVESFVESAGIDVETKDISLAARILAVFPDYLSEDQRVPDDLAILGELVKKPEANIIKLPNISASVPQIEEAIEELQSKGFAIPDYPSEPKNDEEKDIKSRYDKVKGSAVNPVLREGNSDRRAPKAVSHYAKKNPHKMGEWKKDSKTHVASMEANDFYGSEKSTTLENDTEFKITFNGKELKGYSPLLAGEIIDTSVMSISALKKYAAKEIADAKENGVLLSLHMKATMMKVSDPIIFGAVVEVFYKDVFEKYADLFDELGVTATNGIGDVYDSIEGHPMEEEVKAAINAVYENAPAVAMVDSDNGITNLHVPSDVIVDASMPAMIRTGGQMWNAQGQTQDTKALIPDRCYAGVFQATIDFCKEHGAFDPVTMGTTPNVGLMAQKAEEYGSHDKTFQLSEAGTVEVVDKDGNVLLAQEVEAGDIFRMCQTKDAPIQNWVKLAVDRARATGWPAVFWLDENRAHDAELIKKVNTYLPEHDTEGLEIYIKSPVEAALYTFERVVVNKDTISVTGNVLRDYLTDLFPILELGTSAKMLSIVPLMNGGGLFETGAGGSAPKHVEQLLKENHLRWDSLGEFLALAVSLEHYAQVNNSQKAKVLSETLDDATGKLLDNRKSPSRKVGELDNRGSHFYLAMYWAQELANQEVDAELRNEFKTIAEELTAKEEIIVKELNDIQGNPANIDGYYLPSEELASSVMRPSETFNNILSKVLKNV encoded by the coding sequence ATGTCGAAAATAATTTACACCAAAACAGATGAAGCTCCAGCCTTAGCTACACGTTCTTTTTTACCAATAGTAGAGTCTTTTGTAGAATCTGCAGGAATTGATGTTGAAACCAAAGACATCTCATTAGCAGCAAGAATACTAGCTGTATTTCCAGATTACTTAAGCGAAGACCAACGTGTTCCAGATGATTTGGCCATTCTAGGTGAACTGGTTAAAAAACCTGAGGCAAACATTATTAAATTACCGAATATTAGTGCTTCTGTTCCGCAAATAGAGGAAGCTATCGAAGAATTACAATCGAAAGGCTTTGCAATTCCAGATTATCCTAGCGAACCAAAAAACGACGAAGAAAAAGACATAAAATCCAGATACGATAAAGTAAAAGGTAGTGCTGTAAACCCTGTTTTAAGAGAGGGAAACTCTGATAGACGAGCTCCTAAAGCTGTCTCTCATTATGCTAAAAAGAATCCGCACAAAATGGGAGAATGGAAAAAAGATTCCAAAACTCACGTAGCTTCAATGGAAGCTAACGACTTTTACGGATCTGAGAAATCTACAACTCTAGAAAACGATACGGAATTTAAAATCACTTTTAACGGAAAAGAGTTAAAAGGATATTCGCCTTTATTAGCTGGAGAAATAATTGATACTTCTGTAATGAGCATTAGTGCTCTTAAAAAATATGCCGCAAAAGAAATTGCTGATGCCAAAGAAAATGGCGTATTGTTATCATTACACATGAAAGCTACAATGATGAAGGTTTCTGACCCGATCATTTTTGGAGCTGTAGTTGAAGTATTCTACAAAGATGTATTTGAAAAATACGCAGATTTATTTGATGAATTAGGTGTAACTGCTACCAATGGTATTGGGGATGTATACGATAGTATAGAAGGACACCCGATGGAAGAAGAAGTTAAAGCAGCAATTAATGCTGTATACGAAAATGCTCCAGCCGTTGCAATGGTAGATTCTGATAACGGCATTACAAATCTACATGTACCTTCTGATGTTATTGTAGATGCTTCTATGCCGGCTATGATTAGAACCGGAGGACAAATGTGGAATGCACAAGGCCAAACACAAGATACCAAAGCTCTAATCCCAGACAGATGTTACGCTGGGGTTTTCCAGGCTACTATAGATTTCTGTAAAGAACATGGTGCTTTTGATCCTGTAACAATGGGAACAACTCCTAATGTTGGACTTATGGCACAAAAGGCTGAAGAATATGGATCACATGATAAAACATTCCAATTGAGCGAAGCTGGTACTGTTGAAGTTGTAGATAAAGACGGAAATGTTCTTTTAGCTCAAGAAGTTGAAGCCGGAGATATTTTTAGAATGTGTCAAACTAAAGACGCTCCAATCCAAAACTGGGTTAAACTAGCAGTAGATAGAGCAAGAGCAACAGGTTGGCCAGCAGTTTTCTGGTTAGACGAAAACAGAGCTCATGATGCTGAACTAATTAAAAAGGTGAACACTTATTTACCAGAGCACGATACAGAAGGATTAGAAATATATATTAAATCTCCTGTAGAAGCTGCATTGTATACTTTTGAGAGAGTCGTAGTTAATAAAGACACTATTTCTGTAACAGGTAATGTATTACGTGATTATTTAACAGATTTATTCCCAATTTTAGAATTAGGAACTTCTGCAAAAATGCTATCCATTGTGCCATTAATGAATGGTGGAGGTTTATTTGAAACTGGTGCCGGAGGTTCTGCTCCTAAGCATGTTGAACAGTTATTAAAAGAAAATCATTTACGTTGGGATTCTTTAGGAGAATTTTTAGCATTGGCTGTTTCTTTAGAGCATTATGCTCAGGTTAACAATAGCCAAAAAGCTAAAGTCCTTAGTGAAACTTTAGATGATGCTACAGGAAAGCTGCTTGATAATAGAAAAAGTCCGTCAAGAAAAGTTGGTGAATTGGATAACAGAGGAAGTCATTTCTATTTAGCTATGTACTGGGCACAAGAATTAGCAAATCAAGAAGTTGATGCTGAACTTAGAAATGAGTTTAAGACAATCGCTGAAGAGTTGACCGCTAAAGAAGAGATTATTGTAAAAGAATTAAATGATATTCAAGGCAATCCGGCCAATATTGATGGATATTACTTACCTAGCGAAGAATTAGCTAGCTCAGTAATGAGACCAAGCGAAACATTCAACAATATTTTAAGTAAAGTATTAAAGAACGTATAA
- a CDS encoding ABC transporter permease, with the protein MIDKVLIEKLRSNFNEAYWFIKTNKVRTFLTALGIIFGVASVITMLAIGNGAEKEILDQLELVGVNNIVVTPIADEIKEGENDNNETENGQNESKRFSKGLDIQDALNIKKYIPSVKLVSPEIVLETYVVNNAKQNAIKLVGVSPAYFKSTNIGLENGKKFSSYQIKNALPVCIIGKKLEKKIFTGESSIGKQIKVKDVWLQVIGVIEEKLISDKAQENLGIRDLNQDVFIPLNTFLVRFKDRKIVTDVIGARNMRQSGPKQKVPRGNYHQIDRLTVQVENSNQLKATAEVLSKMLKRRHNDVLDFEITIPIQLLKQQQKTKQIFNIVLSIIAGISLLIGGIGIMNIMLASVLERTKEIGIIRAIGATEQDVVLQFLSESVLISVGGGIIGIIVGITGAYIIEIFSGIQTILSINSITISFFIAVMVGLIFGIFPAKAAAKKKPIEALRSE; encoded by the coding sequence ATGATAGATAAGGTACTTATTGAAAAACTTCGATCTAATTTCAATGAAGCCTATTGGTTTATAAAAACCAATAAAGTCAGGACTTTTTTAACTGCTCTCGGAATTATTTTTGGTGTTGCCTCGGTTATAACAATGCTCGCTATTGGAAATGGAGCTGAAAAAGAAATACTAGACCAATTAGAACTTGTAGGGGTTAATAATATTGTTGTTACTCCAATAGCAGACGAAATAAAAGAAGGCGAAAATGATAATAACGAAACTGAAAATGGTCAAAATGAATCGAAACGATTTTCCAAAGGTCTAGATATACAAGACGCCTTAAACATAAAAAAATACATTCCAAGTGTTAAGTTAGTAAGCCCAGAAATTGTTTTGGAAACGTATGTTGTAAACAACGCCAAACAAAATGCAATTAAACTTGTTGGTGTATCACCAGCTTACTTCAAATCAACAAATATTGGTTTAGAAAACGGAAAAAAATTCTCTAGCTATCAAATAAAAAACGCACTACCAGTATGTATAATAGGAAAAAAACTTGAGAAAAAAATATTCACCGGCGAAAGCTCTATAGGCAAGCAAATAAAAGTAAAAGATGTTTGGCTTCAAGTTATAGGAGTTATCGAAGAAAAATTAATATCAGATAAAGCACAAGAAAATCTGGGTATACGAGATTTAAATCAAGATGTATTCATCCCTCTTAATACCTTTTTAGTAAGATTTAAGGATCGAAAAATAGTGACCGATGTAATTGGAGCTAGAAATATGAGGCAAAGTGGGCCAAAACAAAAAGTTCCAAGAGGCAATTACCACCAAATAGACAGGTTAACAGTTCAGGTAGAAAATTCTAATCAGTTAAAAGCTACTGCCGAAGTACTCAGTAAAATGCTAAAACGCAGACACAATGACGTTTTAGATTTTGAAATAACAATTCCCATACAACTATTGAAACAGCAGCAAAAAACAAAACAAATATTTAATATTGTTTTAAGCATTATTGCTGGGATATCATTACTAATTGGTGGTATTGGAATAATGAATATCATGTTAGCCTCAGTTTTAGAAAGAACAAAAGAAATAGGAATAATAAGAGCGATTGGAGCAACAGAACAAGATGTAGTTCTTCAATTTTTATCAGAATCTGTATTAATTAGTGTAGGCGGTGGTATTATTGGAATTATAGTTGGAATTACAGGCGCATACATTATTGAAATTTTCTCCGGAATTCAAACCATTCTATCCATAAACTCAATTACAATTTCTTTTTTTATAGCTGTAATGGTTGGTCTCATTTTTGGGATTTTCCCCGCTAAAGCAGCAGCAAAAAAGAAACCCATAGAAGCTTTAAGATCTGAATAA
- a CDS encoding DUF4249 domain-containing protein: MKKIIYIFILSLFIISCEDVIDVDLETTEPRLVIDASLSWVKGTSGNEQTIILSLTAPFFNNGVPPASGAIVSVSDSENNIFNFIEEGTSGIYKNNTFIPIINGTYTLNVVYEGETYTASETLFAVPSIDSVEQNNNGGFSGDDIEIKAFYTDPGNEENFYLFEFQNNQNVPMLEVYDDEFTDGNEIFGFFSDDEMKSGDILSIKISGISRRHYDFMFILLQQTDEESGDPFETQPATVRGNCVNTTNPDNFPLGYFRVTETDALLYTVQ; the protein is encoded by the coding sequence ATGAAAAAAATCATATATATATTTATATTAAGCCTCTTCATTATTTCATGTGAAGATGTTATAGATGTAGATTTAGAAACTACAGAACCCAGATTGGTTATAGATGCATCGCTTTCTTGGGTTAAAGGAACCTCTGGAAACGAACAAACCATTATATTATCCTTAACTGCTCCTTTTTTTAATAATGGTGTACCACCTGCATCTGGTGCCATAGTTTCGGTATCAGATTCTGAAAATAACATCTTCAATTTTATTGAAGAAGGTACATCTGGAATTTACAAAAACAACACATTCATCCCTATAATCAATGGTACTTATACATTAAATGTAGTCTATGAAGGCGAGACTTATACAGCTTCAGAAACACTTTTTGCCGTACCTTCAATAGATTCTGTAGAACAAAATAACAATGGTGGGTTTTCTGGTGACGATATAGAAATCAAAGCCTTTTATACAGATCCTGGAAATGAAGAAAACTTTTATTTATTTGAATTCCAGAATAACCAGAATGTTCCCATGTTAGAAGTTTATGATGATGAATTCACCGATGGAAATGAAATATTCGGCTTCTTTTCTGACGATGAAATGAAGTCCGGCGATATACTCTCTATAAAGATTTCAGGTATTTCAAGAAGACATTACGACTTTATGTTCATTTTACTTCAACAAACCGACGAGGAATCTGGAGATCCTTTCGAAACCCAACCAGCTACAGTGCGTGGAAATTGTGTAAATACAACCAATCCAGACAATTTTCCGTTAGGTTACTTTAGAGTAACAGAAACTGATGCTTTGCTTTATACCGTTCAATAA
- a CDS encoding TolC family protein produces MKKIILVIFVISSFWSFSQSKKITLNQAIEMAHKNSPDYKINLNVNQSNYWRFRRYKASFLPQLNLNATLPNYSNAIIRQTNDSGQDIFVNQNQLLISGGLSLSQSVPYTGGIFSVNSNFERVELFGLNDNVQYSVIPFSVNYFQNSLFYNEFKWDKKIEPLIYEESQREFIESMERISINTSRRYFELLKAQMQLKIAEINLSNQDTLYQIAKGRFKMGKIAENELLQMELTLLNSKNNVTSNIIEVKRTSQNLARYLELDTENIELDIPEELPVFEVDINKALEEAQSNRKAVIEFRRKRLEAEKEVAFQKGNNRLRLGIRANIGVSNNGDDFNNLFNNYNKQQNVSVSVGVPIFDWGVSKSRRKMAEANLDLTKNNINQDRQEFEQEIYLHVLNWSNQRDFLYTNEKAKNVASKRYEISKKRYVLGKISITDLNIALRERDEALIKYLNSLSAFWRDYFILRQLTLYDFINDKKLEVEDIFYD; encoded by the coding sequence ATGAAAAAAATAATCCTCGTGATTTTTGTTATTTCCTCTTTTTGGTCTTTTTCCCAATCAAAAAAAATAACACTTAATCAAGCCATAGAAATGGCGCATAAAAATTCTCCAGATTATAAAATCAATTTAAATGTAAACCAATCTAATTACTGGAGATTTAGAAGATATAAAGCTAGTTTTTTACCTCAGTTAAATCTTAATGCCACTTTGCCTAACTACAGTAATGCTATAATAAGGCAAACTAACGATTCTGGTCAGGATATTTTTGTAAACCAAAACCAACTTCTTATTTCAGGAGGCCTATCACTTTCTCAAAGTGTACCGTATACTGGTGGAATTTTTTCTGTAAACTCAAATTTTGAAAGAGTTGAACTTTTTGGATTAAATGATAATGTACAGTATTCTGTAATTCCTTTTAGCGTAAATTATTTTCAAAATTCTCTTTTTTACAACGAGTTTAAATGGGACAAGAAAATTGAACCTTTAATTTATGAAGAGTCCCAGAGAGAATTTATAGAAAGTATGGAACGCATATCTATTAATACTTCAAGAAGATATTTCGAATTGTTAAAAGCACAAATGCAATTAAAAATTGCGGAAATAAACCTTTCCAATCAAGACACCCTATATCAGATTGCCAAAGGTAGATTTAAAATGGGGAAAATTGCAGAAAATGAATTGTTACAAATGGAACTAACCTTACTTAATTCGAAAAACAATGTAACCTCTAACATAATTGAAGTGAAACGGACTTCTCAGAATTTAGCAAGATATTTAGAACTAGATACTGAGAATATAGAATTAGACATTCCAGAAGAGCTTCCTGTTTTTGAAGTAGATATTAACAAAGCATTAGAAGAAGCACAATCTAACAGAAAAGCTGTAATAGAATTTAGAAGAAAACGTTTAGAAGCCGAAAAAGAAGTCGCTTTCCAAAAAGGGAATAACAGATTACGGTTAGGCATAAGAGCTAATATAGGTGTTTCTAATAATGGAGATGACTTCAACAATCTATTCAATAATTATAACAAACAACAAAATGTTTCTGTTTCAGTAGGAGTACCAATTTTTGATTGGGGTGTTTCAAAATCTAGACGAAAAATGGCAGAAGCCAACTTAGACTTAACAAAAAACAACATAAATCAGGATCGTCAAGAATTTGAGCAAGAAATATATTTGCACGTCCTCAACTGGTCCAATCAAAGAGATTTCTTGTACACCAATGAAAAGGCAAAAAATGTAGCTTCTAAAAGATATGAAATCTCTAAAAAGAGATACGTTTTAGGAAAAATTTCAATTACAGATCTCAACATTGCACTTCGTGAAAGAGATGAAGCTCTTATTAAATACCTAAATTCATTATCTGCGTTTTGGAGAGACTATTTTATTTTGAGACAACTTACGCTATACGACTTCATAAATGACAAAAAATTAGAAGTTGAAGATATTTTTTATGACTAA
- a CDS encoding efflux RND transporter periplasmic adaptor subunit, with translation MNKKRIAYIIGILVLLIVSYLYFRSDDYENESLTAKVERGSFLNEVYISGEAQSTSSKEINGPTKARRFGIYNIKIQDLVPEGTLVKKGGYIGKLDVSELNGKILDAQLNLDKAQSRYTQQELDTTLTLKQERNAIKDLSFNIEEDKLELERSIYEPPATIRSLEIKIEKTERDLKEKKADYYIKKRQANAKMIEVGTEVSKIKKRIEELLELQKEFTIYSDDEGMVTYVKEWNGNKKKVGSTITPWQPAIASLPDLSKMESKTYSNEVDIRKIKKGLKAKIGFDAFPDIELEGVVTQVANVGETRAGSDIKLFQVLIKLNETNKNIRPGMTTSNKILTDQKDDVLMIPLEAVFSKDSISYAYVKSGYSIDKQEIKLGQSNNEIIIVEAGLEEDDVVFLNKPENLDDKSIKLLN, from the coding sequence ATGAACAAAAAACGTATAGCCTATATTATAGGCATTTTAGTTCTATTAATAGTTTCGTATCTGTATTTTAGATCTGATGATTATGAAAATGAATCGCTTACTGCCAAGGTAGAAAGAGGAAGTTTCTTAAACGAAGTTTATATCTCTGGTGAAGCTCAATCTACAAGCTCTAAAGAAATAAACGGTCCTACAAAAGCTAGACGTTTTGGTATTTACAATATTAAAATACAAGATTTAGTTCCCGAGGGCACCTTGGTAAAAAAAGGAGGTTATATAGGCAAACTAGATGTTTCTGAGCTTAACGGTAAAATACTTGATGCTCAGTTAAATCTAGACAAGGCACAATCTAGATATACACAACAGGAATTAGACACCACACTTACTTTAAAACAAGAACGTAACGCCATAAAAGATTTATCATTCAATATCGAGGAGGATAAACTAGAGCTTGAACGTTCTATTTATGAACCCCCTGCTACCATCAGGTCATTAGAAATAAAAATAGAGAAGACAGAAAGGGACCTGAAAGAGAAAAAAGCTGATTACTATATTAAAAAAAGACAGGCCAACGCAAAAATGATTGAAGTTGGAACAGAAGTTTCTAAAATTAAAAAAAGAATAGAAGAATTACTAGAATTACAAAAGGAGTTCACTATTTATTCTGATGATGAAGGAATGGTAACCTATGTAAAAGAATGGAATGGTAATAAAAAGAAGGTTGGTTCAACAATTACACCCTGGCAACCTGCAATTGCTAGTTTACCTGACCTGTCTAAAATGGAATCTAAAACATACAGCAACGAAGTTGACATTAGAAAAATAAAGAAAGGGCTAAAGGCTAAAATTGGTTTTGATGCCTTTCCCGATATTGAATTAGAAGGTGTTGTTACCCAAGTAGCTAATGTTGGAGAGACCCGAGCAGGATCCGACATAAAACTTTTTCAAGTTCTTATAAAGTTAAATGAGACCAACAAGAACATTAGACCAGGTATGACCACGTCCAACAAAATTCTAACAGACCAAAAAGACGATGTTCTCATGATACCACTTGAAGCCGTATTCTCTAAAGATTCCATTAGCTACGCTTATGTTAAATCTGGATACTCTATAGATAAACAAGAAATTAAACTAGGACAATCTAACAACGAAATTATTATAGTAGAAGCTGGTTTAGAAGAAGACGATGTTGTATTCTTAAACAAGCCCGAAAATCTAGATGATAAAAGTATTAAACTATTAAATTAA